A genomic region of Taeniopygia guttata chromosome 28, bTaeGut7.mat, whole genome shotgun sequence contains the following coding sequences:
- the LOC115490886 gene encoding uncharacterized protein yields MEQPPKQMRPPTSSDSFSSRFLGQILQLSLAKYPLKLLQKASVWIGLVLPVGTIRSKLCPQSPSRPGLLARKSWGKLVHLLFSVTPTSIQNFLGYLPTDWGQSNISKEIQEAPINPASKASKRKRDDVDLEQQEPWFVVLERDLPEDDPEDVSYEVRCCGC; encoded by the exons ATGGAGCAGCCCCCAAAGCAG aTGAGGCCCCCCACCAGCAGTGATTCCTTCTCCAGCAGGTTCCTGGGCCAGATCCTTCAGCTCAGCTTGGCCAAGTACCCG CTGAAGCTCCTTCAGAAAGCATCTGTCTGGATTGGATTGGTGCTCCCTGTCGGGACCATCAGGAGCAAACTCTGCCCCCAGTCCCCCAGCAGGCCTGGGCTGCTGGCCAGGAAGAGCTGGGGGAAGCTGGTGCACCTTCTGTTCTCTGTGACTCCCACCAGCATCCAGAACTTCCTGGGCTACCTCCCAACAGACTGGGGCCAGAGCAACATATCCAAGG AGATCCAGGAGGCTCCCATCAACCCAGCCAGCAAAGCCAGCAAGAGGAAGAGGGATGATGTGGatctggagcagcaggagccctggTTTGTggtgctggagagggatttgCCAGAGGATGACCCTGAAGATGTCTCATATGAGGTGAGATGttgtggctgctga